One region of Streptococcus salivarius genomic DNA includes:
- a CDS encoding AAA family ATPase produces MCRSIKDLVEKLESEKKRLQDNFSQLADYEKESNENKYKKVDDYFSTLIDLINKELNDEFLSGDVTEKYKKLRDNWLGNIFSCYGNDVFTYETNLLQILENFKAIKLFSFISKVDSTTVIIGANGAGKSSLINELRKNSIDEMYVLPAQKLLYFMSNILDRNNISKERYISEFKEVDIKYDTIDLYPFQIENSISNTFTKLITLLVKDYTNIATRRSRKEKDLPLTLWDRLEYIWNQIFPEIIFELEPDDRVVKVEKNGSKYSINGLSDGERCILFYIGNVLLAPKNSYIVVDEPETFLNAAVYNELWDLLISERSDCQFVFASHNMDFVQSRTNASYIWCKKFEAPYDLEYQVLEGTQEMPLSLLTEVSGTQKPILFCEGTKTSIDYKIYSKLFSKFCFVKPVQGHKQVIQHTKAYNNLQLLHGNTAYGIIDNDWMNESSIQEQKEQNIFVLPFNEVEMMLVDEAVVKSCLHFDDDKEKQQKFENFQQSIIESCKEKKDKIISIALKKRLDEFMEGNCIENNKPTKEDVEEFFKNLVNKFDASSTVDNITFIVEESLNSSDFSAILKICNLKNEIINHRGNTKIVQNFKDKALRRIALDNDLQKKLRQKYFEELEMKLLKQ; encoded by the coding sequence ATGTGTAGATCTATTAAAGATTTAGTTGAAAAGTTAGAATCCGAAAAGAAAAGACTTCAAGATAATTTTAGTCAATTGGCTGATTATGAAAAAGAATCAAATGAGAATAAGTACAAGAAAGTAGATGATTATTTTTCGACACTTATTGATTTGATTAATAAGGAACTAAATGATGAGTTTTTATCTGGTGATGTAACAGAAAAGTATAAAAAACTACGTGATAATTGGTTAGGAAATATATTTAGTTGTTATGGTAATGATGTTTTTACGTATGAAACAAATCTACTTCAAATTTTAGAGAATTTTAAAGCAATTAAACTTTTCTCTTTTATTTCAAAGGTGGATTCTACAACTGTTATAATAGGAGCTAATGGAGCGGGAAAATCTAGTCTTATTAATGAGTTAAGAAAGAATAGTATAGATGAGATGTATGTTTTGCCTGCTCAGAAACTACTGTATTTTATGTCAAATATTCTTGACCGTAATAATATTAGTAAAGAAAGATATATATCTGAATTTAAAGAAGTAGATATTAAATACGACACAATTGATTTATATCCATTCCAAATTGAAAATAGTATTTCAAATACCTTTACAAAATTAATAACATTGTTGGTAAAAGACTACACAAACATAGCTACTCGTAGATCAAGAAAAGAAAAAGATTTACCTTTAACTTTATGGGATAGATTAGAATATATATGGAACCAAATTTTTCCAGAAATAATATTTGAGCTTGAACCTGATGATAGAGTTGTTAAAGTTGAAAAAAATGGTTCTAAATATAGTATAAATGGCCTTAGTGATGGAGAACGTTGTATATTGTTTTATATTGGGAATGTACTTTTAGCTCCAAAAAATAGCTATATTGTTGTTGATGAACCTGAGACTTTCTTAAACGCTGCTGTCTATAATGAATTGTGGGATTTGCTCATATCAGAGCGATCGGATTGTCAATTTGTTTTTGCTTCGCATAATATGGACTTTGTCCAATCTAGAACAAATGCAAGTTATATATGGTGTAAGAAATTTGAAGCACCTTATGATTTGGAGTATCAGGTTTTGGAAGGTACACAAGAAATGCCTTTATCCTTATTAACTGAAGTATCTGGTACACAGAAGCCAATACTATTTTGTGAGGGAACAAAAACTAGTATAGATTATAAAATATATTCTAAGCTATTCAGTAAATTTTGTTTTGTAAAACCAGTTCAAGGACATAAACAGGTCATCCAGCATACAAAAGCCTATAATAATTTACAACTTTTACATGGTAATACGGCATACGGTATCATAGACAATGACTGGATGAATGAAAGTAGTATTCAAGAGCAAAAAGAACAGAATATTTTTGTTCTTCCATTCAATGAAGTAGAGATGATGCTTGTTGATGAAGCAGTCGTGAAGTCATGCTTACATTTTGATGATGACAAAGAAAAACAACAAAAATTTGAAAATTTTCAACAAAGTATCATTGAATCTTGTAAAGAAAAGAAAGATAAAATAATAAGTATTGCCTTGAAAAAAAGACTCGATGAATTTATGGAAGGTAACTGTATTGAAAATAATAAACCTACTAAAGAAGATGTTGAGGAATTTTTTAAAAATTTAGTAAATAAATTTGATGCATCTTCAACGGTTGATAATATAACTTTTATCGTTGAAGAAAGTTTGAATTCATCTGATTTTTCAGCAATTTTAAAGATTTGTAACTTAAAAAATGAAATAATTAATCATAGAGGAAACACGAAAATAGTTCAAAACTTTAAAGATAAAGCTTTAAGACGTATTGCATTGGATAATGATTTACAGAAAAAATTACGACAAAAATATTTTGAAGAATTAGAAATGAAACTATTGAAGCAATAG